The Apium graveolens cultivar Ventura chromosome 11, ASM990537v1, whole genome shotgun sequence genome has a window encoding:
- the LOC141698565 gene encoding putative pectate lyase 5 isoform X1, translated as MENAPDLDALWSLKRRMTLSGKCLQGYITFSPLREARVGRMLLKIRRILSSTSNVKVNDQLSCNTGNPIDDCWQCDPNWANHRQRLADCSIGFGQGAIGGKGGQIYVVTDSSDNDVADPKPGTLRFAVIQVEPLWIVFSGNMQIKLSHQLIVSSFKTIDGRGANVYITGKGCITVQDVSNVIIHNIHVYNCVPSGSAAIRLSPTQVEHKGKSDGDGISIQHSRNIWVDHCAVSHCTDGLIDVTEGSTAVTISNNYFSHHDKVMLLGHSDNYMLDKGMQVTIAFNHFGVELVQRMPRCRHGYFHVVNNDYTEWKMYAIGGSAAPTIISQGNRYVAPNDASSKQVTKRLDGDQGDWAGWEWRSDGDLMVNGAYFLPSGQGLNNLYAKDSGAEPKSAAMIDKLTFSAGVLGGPRDNGDHIWQNSGTNSDENGSGGDRNYGNYGSGGEGMIYGNGGIAFGSGSEQLLSTASINLSLLVIVTFQIIASSVQH; from the exons ATGGAGAATGCTCCAG ATCTTGATGCTCTCTGGAGTCTAAAGAGGAGAATGACACTGAGTGGGAAGTGCCTGCAAGGGTATATCACCTTCTCCCCTCTACGGGAGGCGAGGGTTGGAAGAATGTTGTTAAAGATAAG GAGAATACTAAGCTCCACCTCCAATGTTAAGGTAAATGACCAGTTATCCTGCAATACCGGAAACCCAATAGATGACTGCTGGCAATGTGACCCAAACTGGGCCAATCACCGCCAGCGCCTTGCTGACTGCTCCATAGGCTTTGGCCAGGGAGCCATTGGAGGTAAAGGTGGACAGATTTATGTGGTAACTGACTCCTCGGACAACGATGTGGCAGACCCAAAACCAGGCACCCTACGATTTGCAGTCATCCAAGTTGAACCCCTCTGGATCGTATTCTCAGGTAATATGCAAATCAAGCTCTCCCATCAGCTCATTGTTAGTAGCTTCAAGACTATTGATGGTCGTGGTGCTAATGTATACATTACCGGAAAGGGCTGCATTACAGTACAAGATGTTAGCAATGTTATTATTCATAATATTCATGTTTACAATTGCGTTCCATCTGGTAGTGCTGCCATACGGTTAAGTCCAACTCAAGTTGAACATAAAGGCAAATCAGATGGCGATGGAATAAGCATTCAACATTCCAGGAATATTTGGGTCGATCATTGTGCTGTTTCCCATTGCACGGATGGTTTGATTGATGTCACGGAGGGGTCTACAGCTGTTACAATTTCAAACAATTATTTTTCGCATCATGACAAAGTGATGCTTTTGGGTCACAGCGATAACTACATGCTTGACAAGGGTATGCAG GTGACTATAGCATTTAACCATTTCGGAGTAGAATTAGTTCAGCGTATGCCCCGGTGCAGGCATGGATACTTTCATGTTGTGAACAATGATTATACAGAATGGAAGATGTATGCAATTGGTGGTAGTGCTGCTCCAACAATCATAAGTCAGGGCAATCGTTATGTTGCGCCAAATGATGCATCCTCCAAGCAG GTGACAAAAAGGTTGGACGGGGATCAGGGAGATTGGGCAGGGTGGGAGTGGAGATCAGATGGAGACCTGATGGTAAATGGAGCATACTTTCTCCCCTCAGGCCAAGGTCTCAACAATTTGTATGCCAAAGACTCTGGTGCTGAGCCCAAGTCTGCTGCGATGATTGACAAGCTCACTTTCAGTGCTGGTGTCCTTGGTGGCCCAAG GGACAACGGTGACCATATATGGCAGAACAGTGGAACAAATTCAGATGAAAATGGGAGTGGTGGAGACAGGAATTACGGGAATTATGGTTCAGGTGGCGAGGGCATGATTTATGGAAACGGTGGCATTGCATTTGGGAGCGGCAGTGAACAGCTACTATCAACTGCAAGCATCAATTTGTCTCTTCTAGTCATCGTAACATTCCAGATAATCGCTAGTAGTGTGCAACATTAG
- the LOC141698565 gene encoding putative pectate lyase 5 isoform X4 yields the protein MTLSGKCLQGYITFSPLREARVGRMLLKIRRILSSTSNVKVNDQLSCNTGNPIDDCWQCDPNWANHRQRLADCSIGFGQGAIGGKGGQIYVVTDSSDNDVADPKPGTLRFAVIQVEPLWIVFSGNMQIKLSHQLIVSSFKTIDGRGANVYITGKGCITVQDVSNVIIHNIHVYNCVPSGSAAIRLSPTQVEHKGKSDGDGISIQHSRNIWVDHCAVSHCTDGLIDVTEGSTAVTISNNYFSHHDKVMLLGHSDNYMLDKGMQVTIAFNHFGVELVQRMPRCRHGYFHVVNNDYTEWKMYAIGGSAAPTIISQGNRYVAPNDASSKQVTKRLDGDQGDWAGWEWRSDGDLMVNGAYFLPSGQGLNNLYAKDSGAEPKSAAMIDKLTFSAGVLGGPRDNGDHIWQNSGTNSDENGSGGDRNYGNYGSGGEGMIYGNGGIAFGSGSEQLLSTASINLSLLVIVTFQIIASSVQH from the exons ATGACACTGAGTGGGAAGTGCCTGCAAGGGTATATCACCTTCTCCCCTCTACGGGAGGCGAGGGTTGGAAGAATGTTGTTAAAGATAAG GAGAATACTAAGCTCCACCTCCAATGTTAAGGTAAATGACCAGTTATCCTGCAATACCGGAAACCCAATAGATGACTGCTGGCAATGTGACCCAAACTGGGCCAATCACCGCCAGCGCCTTGCTGACTGCTCCATAGGCTTTGGCCAGGGAGCCATTGGAGGTAAAGGTGGACAGATTTATGTGGTAACTGACTCCTCGGACAACGATGTGGCAGACCCAAAACCAGGCACCCTACGATTTGCAGTCATCCAAGTTGAACCCCTCTGGATCGTATTCTCAGGTAATATGCAAATCAAGCTCTCCCATCAGCTCATTGTTAGTAGCTTCAAGACTATTGATGGTCGTGGTGCTAATGTATACATTACCGGAAAGGGCTGCATTACAGTACAAGATGTTAGCAATGTTATTATTCATAATATTCATGTTTACAATTGCGTTCCATCTGGTAGTGCTGCCATACGGTTAAGTCCAACTCAAGTTGAACATAAAGGCAAATCAGATGGCGATGGAATAAGCATTCAACATTCCAGGAATATTTGGGTCGATCATTGTGCTGTTTCCCATTGCACGGATGGTTTGATTGATGTCACGGAGGGGTCTACAGCTGTTACAATTTCAAACAATTATTTTTCGCATCATGACAAAGTGATGCTTTTGGGTCACAGCGATAACTACATGCTTGACAAGGGTATGCAG GTGACTATAGCATTTAACCATTTCGGAGTAGAATTAGTTCAGCGTATGCCCCGGTGCAGGCATGGATACTTTCATGTTGTGAACAATGATTATACAGAATGGAAGATGTATGCAATTGGTGGTAGTGCTGCTCCAACAATCATAAGTCAGGGCAATCGTTATGTTGCGCCAAATGATGCATCCTCCAAGCAG GTGACAAAAAGGTTGGACGGGGATCAGGGAGATTGGGCAGGGTGGGAGTGGAGATCAGATGGAGACCTGATGGTAAATGGAGCATACTTTCTCCCCTCAGGCCAAGGTCTCAACAATTTGTATGCCAAAGACTCTGGTGCTGAGCCCAAGTCTGCTGCGATGATTGACAAGCTCACTTTCAGTGCTGGTGTCCTTGGTGGCCCAAG GGACAACGGTGACCATATATGGCAGAACAGTGGAACAAATTCAGATGAAAATGGGAGTGGTGGAGACAGGAATTACGGGAATTATGGTTCAGGTGGCGAGGGCATGATTTATGGAAACGGTGGCATTGCATTTGGGAGCGGCAGTGAACAGCTACTATCAACTGCAAGCATCAATTTGTCTCTTCTAGTCATCGTAACATTCCAGATAATCGCTAGTAGTGTGCAACATTAG
- the LOC141698565 gene encoding putative pectate lyase 5 isoform X3 — MNELCEMAGTAADNLTLSYQHPNPESVVQEVQRRILSSTSNVKVNDQLSCNTGNPIDDCWQCDPNWANHRQRLADCSIGFGQGAIGGKGGQIYVVTDSSDNDVADPKPGTLRFAVIQVEPLWIVFSGNMQIKLSHQLIVSSFKTIDGRGANVYITGKGCITVQDVSNVIIHNIHVYNCVPSGSAAIRLSPTQVEHKGKSDGDGISIQHSRNIWVDHCAVSHCTDGLIDVTEGSTAVTISNNYFSHHDKVMLLGHSDNYMLDKGMQVTIAFNHFGVELVQRMPRCRHGYFHVVNNDYTEWKMYAIGGSAAPTIISQGNRYVAPNDASSKQVTKRLDGDQGDWAGWEWRSDGDLMVNGAYFLPSGQGLNNLYAKDSGAEPKSAAMIDKLTFSAGVLGGPRDNGDHIWQNSGTNSDENGSGGDRNYGNYGSGGEGMIYGNGGIAFGSGSEQLLSTASINLSLLVIVTFQIIASSVQH, encoded by the exons ATGAATGAACTTTGTGAAATGGCAGGAACAG CCGCTGACAATCTCACTCTCTCTTATCAACATCCCAACCCTGAATCTGTGGTGCAAGAAGTTCAAAG GAGAATACTAAGCTCCACCTCCAATGTTAAGGTAAATGACCAGTTATCCTGCAATACCGGAAACCCAATAGATGACTGCTGGCAATGTGACCCAAACTGGGCCAATCACCGCCAGCGCCTTGCTGACTGCTCCATAGGCTTTGGCCAGGGAGCCATTGGAGGTAAAGGTGGACAGATTTATGTGGTAACTGACTCCTCGGACAACGATGTGGCAGACCCAAAACCAGGCACCCTACGATTTGCAGTCATCCAAGTTGAACCCCTCTGGATCGTATTCTCAGGTAATATGCAAATCAAGCTCTCCCATCAGCTCATTGTTAGTAGCTTCAAGACTATTGATGGTCGTGGTGCTAATGTATACATTACCGGAAAGGGCTGCATTACAGTACAAGATGTTAGCAATGTTATTATTCATAATATTCATGTTTACAATTGCGTTCCATCTGGTAGTGCTGCCATACGGTTAAGTCCAACTCAAGTTGAACATAAAGGCAAATCAGATGGCGATGGAATAAGCATTCAACATTCCAGGAATATTTGGGTCGATCATTGTGCTGTTTCCCATTGCACGGATGGTTTGATTGATGTCACGGAGGGGTCTACAGCTGTTACAATTTCAAACAATTATTTTTCGCATCATGACAAAGTGATGCTTTTGGGTCACAGCGATAACTACATGCTTGACAAGGGTATGCAG GTGACTATAGCATTTAACCATTTCGGAGTAGAATTAGTTCAGCGTATGCCCCGGTGCAGGCATGGATACTTTCATGTTGTGAACAATGATTATACAGAATGGAAGATGTATGCAATTGGTGGTAGTGCTGCTCCAACAATCATAAGTCAGGGCAATCGTTATGTTGCGCCAAATGATGCATCCTCCAAGCAG GTGACAAAAAGGTTGGACGGGGATCAGGGAGATTGGGCAGGGTGGGAGTGGAGATCAGATGGAGACCTGATGGTAAATGGAGCATACTTTCTCCCCTCAGGCCAAGGTCTCAACAATTTGTATGCCAAAGACTCTGGTGCTGAGCCCAAGTCTGCTGCGATGATTGACAAGCTCACTTTCAGTGCTGGTGTCCTTGGTGGCCCAAG GGACAACGGTGACCATATATGGCAGAACAGTGGAACAAATTCAGATGAAAATGGGAGTGGTGGAGACAGGAATTACGGGAATTATGGTTCAGGTGGCGAGGGCATGATTTATGGAAACGGTGGCATTGCATTTGGGAGCGGCAGTGAACAGCTACTATCAACTGCAAGCATCAATTTGTCTCTTCTAGTCATCGTAACATTCCAGATAATCGCTAGTAGTGTGCAACATTAG
- the LOC141698565 gene encoding putative pectate lyase 5 isoform X2 has protein sequence MIPLICIILLFPLLMSPSLLIEAADNLTLSYQHPNPESVVQEVQRRILSSTSNVKVNDQLSCNTGNPIDDCWQCDPNWANHRQRLADCSIGFGQGAIGGKGGQIYVVTDSSDNDVADPKPGTLRFAVIQVEPLWIVFSGNMQIKLSHQLIVSSFKTIDGRGANVYITGKGCITVQDVSNVIIHNIHVYNCVPSGSAAIRLSPTQVEHKGKSDGDGISIQHSRNIWVDHCAVSHCTDGLIDVTEGSTAVTISNNYFSHHDKVMLLGHSDNYMLDKGMQVTIAFNHFGVELVQRMPRCRHGYFHVVNNDYTEWKMYAIGGSAAPTIISQGNRYVAPNDASSKQVTKRLDGDQGDWAGWEWRSDGDLMVNGAYFLPSGQGLNNLYAKDSGAEPKSAAMIDKLTFSAGVLGGPRDNGDHIWQNSGTNSDENGSGGDRNYGNYGSGGEGMIYGNGGIAFGSGSEQLLSTASINLSLLVIVTFQIIASSVQH, from the exons ATGATTCCTTTAATCTGCATTATTTTGTTGTTTCCTCTTCTAATGTCTCCTTCTCTTCTAATTGAAGCCGCTGACAATCTCACTCTCTCTTATCAACATCCCAACCCTGAATCTGTGGTGCAAGAAGTTCAAAG GAGAATACTAAGCTCCACCTCCAATGTTAAGGTAAATGACCAGTTATCCTGCAATACCGGAAACCCAATAGATGACTGCTGGCAATGTGACCCAAACTGGGCCAATCACCGCCAGCGCCTTGCTGACTGCTCCATAGGCTTTGGCCAGGGAGCCATTGGAGGTAAAGGTGGACAGATTTATGTGGTAACTGACTCCTCGGACAACGATGTGGCAGACCCAAAACCAGGCACCCTACGATTTGCAGTCATCCAAGTTGAACCCCTCTGGATCGTATTCTCAGGTAATATGCAAATCAAGCTCTCCCATCAGCTCATTGTTAGTAGCTTCAAGACTATTGATGGTCGTGGTGCTAATGTATACATTACCGGAAAGGGCTGCATTACAGTACAAGATGTTAGCAATGTTATTATTCATAATATTCATGTTTACAATTGCGTTCCATCTGGTAGTGCTGCCATACGGTTAAGTCCAACTCAAGTTGAACATAAAGGCAAATCAGATGGCGATGGAATAAGCATTCAACATTCCAGGAATATTTGGGTCGATCATTGTGCTGTTTCCCATTGCACGGATGGTTTGATTGATGTCACGGAGGGGTCTACAGCTGTTACAATTTCAAACAATTATTTTTCGCATCATGACAAAGTGATGCTTTTGGGTCACAGCGATAACTACATGCTTGACAAGGGTATGCAG GTGACTATAGCATTTAACCATTTCGGAGTAGAATTAGTTCAGCGTATGCCCCGGTGCAGGCATGGATACTTTCATGTTGTGAACAATGATTATACAGAATGGAAGATGTATGCAATTGGTGGTAGTGCTGCTCCAACAATCATAAGTCAGGGCAATCGTTATGTTGCGCCAAATGATGCATCCTCCAAGCAG GTGACAAAAAGGTTGGACGGGGATCAGGGAGATTGGGCAGGGTGGGAGTGGAGATCAGATGGAGACCTGATGGTAAATGGAGCATACTTTCTCCCCTCAGGCCAAGGTCTCAACAATTTGTATGCCAAAGACTCTGGTGCTGAGCCCAAGTCTGCTGCGATGATTGACAAGCTCACTTTCAGTGCTGGTGTCCTTGGTGGCCCAAG GGACAACGGTGACCATATATGGCAGAACAGTGGAACAAATTCAGATGAAAATGGGAGTGGTGGAGACAGGAATTACGGGAATTATGGTTCAGGTGGCGAGGGCATGATTTATGGAAACGGTGGCATTGCATTTGGGAGCGGCAGTGAACAGCTACTATCAACTGCAAGCATCAATTTGTCTCTTCTAGTCATCGTAACATTCCAGATAATCGCTAGTAGTGTGCAACATTAG